The genomic window CATGCCTGACGAATCCTGGCCCATCATCTTCAGTTATTCCCGCGCCCAGGCAATTGAGGACGGGGTTCTGATCGACGTCACCGCCGAGGCGAAAGGATACGGGTTCAACCTACCATTTGTCATCGGTGACAACCTGTTCAATCGCTACGTCACCCCTCCACCTGGACTGGAAGGGGAGGGGCAGTCTCTTGAAGGACGCCTGCACGATTTGATGACCCTTGCGGCTCTTTCAGCACGAAAGGGGCTCCAGCAGGATCAAGTCGAATTCGAAGTGCTATTTCTGATGAAGCCAGGGAAGCACGAAAAGGTCCGGTGCGTTCTCCATGTTGGCCCTGGCGATCATGGCGAACCTGTTCTGACCCTTTGCTTACCGGAGGACCTGTGAACGCTCTGGTCGGATGATTGACCGATTCGCCGCCTATACTCCGTGGGCATCTTGCCTGACGCCAGCCCAAGGAAAGGCGTAGCCCCTGCCTGAAAGAGAACCAGGGGGGCGGGAATCAACACTGCCCCCTTCGTCACCTTG from Fundidesulfovibrio soli includes these protein-coding regions:
- a CDS encoding DUF6573 family protein, encoding MPDESWPIIFSYSRAQAIEDGVLIDVTAEAKGYGFNLPFVIGDNLFNRYVTPPPGLEGEGQSLEGRLHDLMTLAALSARKGLQQDQVEFEVLFLMKPGKHEKVRCVLHVGPGDHGEPVLTLCLPEDL